A section of the Platichthys flesus chromosome 22, fPlaFle2.1, whole genome shotgun sequence genome encodes:
- the LOC133933686 gene encoding thymosin beta-12, which produces MSDKPTLTEVTSFDKTKLKKTETQEKNPLPSKETIEQEKAAATS; this is translated from the exons ATGAGCGACAAGCCCACTCTCACTGAGGTCACCTCCTTCGACAAGACCAAGCTGAAGAAGACGGAGACGCAGGAGAAGAACCCCCTGCCCTCCAAAGAAA CCATCGAACAGGAGAAGGCGGCTGCGACGTCGTGA
- the LOC133933264 gene encoding ribose-phosphate pyrophosphokinase 2-like: MPNIVLFSGSSHHDLSQKVADRLGLELGKVITKKFSNQETCVEIGESVRGEDVYIVQSGCGEINDNLMELLIMINACKIASSSRVTAVIPCFPYARQDKKDKSRAPISAKLVANMLSVAGADHIITMDLHASQIQGFFDIAVDNLYAEPAVLQWIRENIPEWKNCIIVSPDAGGAKRVTSIADRLNVDFALIHKERKKANEVDRMVLVGDVKDRVAILVDDMADTCGTICKAAEKLIDAGAVKVYAILTHGIFSGPAISRINSAPFEAVVVTNTIPQEEKMKACPKIQVIDISMILAEAIRRTHNGESVSYLFSHVPL, from the exons aTGCCTAACATCGTGCTTTTTAGCGGGAGCTCCCACCACGACCTGTCCCAGAAAGTAGCCGATCGCCTGGGGCTGGAGCTGGGCAAAGTCATCACGAAGAAGTTCAGCAACCAGGAGACATG CGTGGAGATCGGTGAGAGCGTGCGAGGCGAGGACGTGTACATCGTGCAGAGCGGCTGCGGCGAAATCAACGACAACCTGATGGAGCTGCTGATCATGATCAACGCCTGCAAGATCGCCTCCTCGTCCCGCGTCACCGCCGTCATCCCCTGCTTCCCCTACGCCCGGCAGGACAAGAAGGACAAG AGTCGAGCACCCATATCTGCCAAGCTGGTGGCAAACATGTTGTCTGTGGCCGGCGCCGACCACATCATCACCATGGACCTGCACGCCTCACAGATCCAG gGTTTCTTCGACATCGCGGTTGACAACCTGTACGCGGAGCCTGCTGTCCTGCAGTGGATCAGAGAAAACATCCCAGAGTGGAAGAACTGTATCATCGTGTCTCCGGACGCCGGAGGAGCCAAACG cgtGACGTCCATCGCCGACCGTCTGAACGTGGACTTCGCTCTCATccacaaagagaggaagaaggccAACGAGGTGGACCGCATGGTGCTGGTGGGAGACGTCAAGGACCGCGTGGCCATCCTGGTGGACGACATGGCCGACACCTGCGGCACCATCTGCAAAGCTGCCGAAAA GCTCATTGACGCCGGAGCAGTGAAGGTCTACGCCATCCTCACACACGGCATTTTCTCGGGTCCGGCGATCTCTCGCATCAACAGCGCCCCGTTCGAGGCGGTGGTGGTGACCAACACCATCCCacaggaagagaagatgaaggCATGCCCGAAAATACAG GTCATCGACATCTCCATGATCCTGGCGGAGGCAATCAGAAGAACCCACAACGGCGAGTCCGTGTCCTACCTCTTCAGCCACGTACCCTTGTAG